One Bombina bombina isolate aBomBom1 chromosome 5, aBomBom1.pri, whole genome shotgun sequence DNA segment encodes these proteins:
- the LOC128659969 gene encoding gastrula zinc finger protein XlCGF26.1-like, with protein sequence MILQTPIVLDTNDYSQTLGISQQIFKGDGELAGTGQQSLCTESNLVIKQEDNIYALSSEIIIPEDKPHTFTEFLKHIKEGKSLQSSQIINTKEKPFKSTEYEKSFRWKSHLLEHHKIHTGEKPHTCTECGKCFTQMNHLKTHKKIHTGEKPFTCTECGKRFTQKSYLKTHGRIHTGEKPFTCTECGKSFTKKGHLKTHEIIHTGEKPFICTECGKRFTEKRSLKIHEMIHTGEKPFTCTECGKSFTQKSRLKTHEMIHTGEKPFTCTECGKSFTPKSSLKTHEIIHTGVKPFTCTECGKGFTKKRDLKTHKRNHTGEKPFICTVCGKGFTQKSDLKKHERSHTGEELFTCTECGKSFTKISNLKIHERIHTGEKPFTCTECGKRFTEKRSLKIHEMSHTGEKPFTCTECGKSFIAKSNLKTHEMIHTGEKPFTCTECGTSFTEKRGLKTHEMIHTGEKPFTCTECGKSFIAKSNLKTHEMIHTGEKPFTCTECGTSFTEKRGLKTHEMIHTGEKPFTCTECGKSFIAKSNLKTHETIHKGRNI encoded by the coding sequence atgatactgcaaactccaatagtcttagacaccaatgactattcacaaacattggggatatcacagcagatatttaaaggagatggtgaattggcaggaactgggcagcaatcattatgtacagagagtaatttagtcatcaaacaagaggacaacatttatgccttatctagtgaaattattatccctgaggataaaccacacacatttactgagtttttaaaacatattaaagaagggaaaagtctacagtctagccaaataattaatacaaaggagaaacctttcaaatctacagaatatgagaaaagctttagatggaagtctcatctactagaacaccacaaaattcacacaggtgagaaaccacacacatgtactgagtgcggcaaatgttttacacaaatgaatcatctgaaaactcataaaaagattcacacaggggaaaagcctttcacatgtacagagtgtggaaaacgttttacacaaaagagttatctgaaaactcatggaaggattcacacaggagaaaaaccattcacatgtacagagtgtggaaaaagctttaCAAAAAagggtcatctgaaaactcatgaaattattcacacaggggaaaagcctttcatatgtacagagtgtggaaaacgttttacagaaaagaggagtctgaaaattcatgaaatgattcacacaggagaaaagcctttcacatgtacagagtgtggaaaaagttttacacaaaagagtaggctgaaaactcatgaaatgattcacacaggagaaaagcctttcacatgtacagagtgtggaaaaagttttacaccaaagagtagtctgaaaactcatgaaattattcacacaggggtaaagcctttcacatgtacagagtgtggaaaaggttttacaaaaAAGAGagatctgaaaactcataaaaggaatcacacaggggaaaagcctttcatatgtacagtgtgtggaaaaggttttacacaaaagagtgatctgaaaaagcatgaaaggagtcacacaggtgAAGagctgttcacatgtacagagtgtggaaaaagttttacaaaaattagtaatctgaaaattcatgaaaggattcacacaggggaaaagccgttcacatgtacagagtgtggaaaacgttttacagaaaagaggagtctgaaaattcatgaaatgagtcacacaggagaaaagcctttcacatgtacagagtgtggaaaaagttttatagcaaagagtaatctgaaaactcatgaaatgattcacacaggagaaaagccattcacatgtacagagtgtggaacaagttttacagaaaagaggggtctgaaaactcatgaaatgattcacacaggagaaaagcctttcacatgtacagagtgtggaaaaagttttatagcaaagagtaatctgaaaactcatgaaatgattcacacaggagaaaagccattcacatgtacagagtgtggaacaagttttacagaaaagaggggtctgaaaactcatgaaatgattcacacaggagaaaagccttttacatgtacagagtgtggaaaaagttttatagcaaagagtaatctgaaaactcatgaaactattcacaagggaagaaacattTAA